A stretch of Cicer arietinum cultivar CDC Frontier isolate Library 1 chromosome 5, Cicar.CDCFrontier_v2.0, whole genome shotgun sequence DNA encodes these proteins:
- the LOC101500654 gene encoding kiwellin-1-like, translating into MKMFSYKASFLLLVILVLTSFVYSEAQQCRPSGRIKGKKAPQGQCNKENDSDCCKNGKMYTTYECSPSVSSHTKAYLTLNSFQKGGDGGGPSECDNKYHSDDTPVVALSTGWFNNKSRCLNNITITANGRSVVAMVVDECDSTMGCDEDHDYQPPCQNNIVDASKAVWKALNVPHEQWGGLDITWSQNA; encoded by the coding sequence ATGAAAATGTTTTCCTACAAAGCTTCTTTTCTTTTGTTGGTTATTCTTGTTTTAACAAGTTTTGTGTATTCTGAAGCACAACAATGTCGTCCAAGTGGTAGAATCAAAGGAAAGAAAGCTCCTCAAGGACAATGTAACAAAGAGAATGATTCTGATTGCTGCAAAAATGGAAAAATGTACACAACTTACGAATGTTCTCCATCAGTATCTAGTCATACCAAAGCATATCTCACTCTTAACAGTTTTCAAAAAGGTGGAGATGGAGGCGGTCCATCAGAATGTGACAACAAGTATCATTCAGACGACACTCCAGTGGTTGCACTTTCCACCGGATGGTTCAACAATAAGAGTAGATGCCTCAACAACATTACTATAACTGCTAATGGTAGAAGCGTGGTGGCCATGGTCGTTGATGAGTGTGACTCCACAATGGGATGTGATGAAGACCATGATTACCAACCTCCTTGTCAGAACAACATTGTTGATGCTTCTAAAGCAGTATGGAAAGCCTTAAATGTTCCTCATGAACAATGGGGTGGTCTTGACATTACATGGTCACAAAATGCTTGA